Genomic segment of Pochonia chlamydosporia 170 chromosome 1, whole genome shotgun sequence:
TCGTTGAGCGTGTCCGCTGAGTTCACGTCCTGCGAGAACAAACTCCCAGGATAGTAGCCGATGAATTTTCCCAGCGTAGACAACCACCAGTTTCCCTCGTAGTAGTAGTAGCCTATGTCTGCCTCGTACTTGGCCCCTCCGATCGTGGAGAGCGGCGCAAACGGAATGCCGGGGTAAATGTCCTTGTCGTACTGCACCCACCCGGCTACATCTCGATTCCAGCCGCAGATGTTATCCCCATAGGCCTCGTAGTTATTAGTCGTGTAGAATGAGAACAAGTGCGGGTCGCCCACTTGGTCTGGGTAGTTGATCCATCCGCATTCTACGGTCTGGCTCTTTGGCGCGGTTCCAGCGTGGGCGGCATTGTTGCGAATGACAGCTACTTGGAGCAGGGAAAAGTCTGAGGACCGCTCGACAAAGGCCTTGAAAATGCTGTAGGTAGCTGTTCCGCCGTGGTTGTTTACATTCTGGGCGGTGCTGGCGTACCAATGCTGGCCGTTGTAGGAGCGCTTAGCGTGCGTGGATGtagacgatgatgaagaggtgGATGAAGAGGTGGAATTGTTGTCCTGGGCTTGAGGAAGCCGTTTCATCGGCTTGGTGGGGCCGTGGCTACGGAGGATCGGCACCGTGCCTGCGGGACCCGAGTCTTGCGGcttgatggcgttgacaatggcaacatCTTGGGCGGTGGGTGTGCGTTTGAGGAGGGAGAGTGGTGGCGGACGGGCAATTTGGCCTTGTGAGTCGAGAGGCACCCAGTCGAGGATTTGGCCCTtggatgtggttgttgttttgaggatggggaggttgTGGCCTGGGAGAGAGGAGGAGGTGAGTGGTGCGCTGGTGGTGAGGCCGACGAGGGCTAGGGCTGGAAGGATGGAGAGTTTCATGGCTATTCACACGGATGAATATTTACAAGAAGAATATATTCTTTCAAAACAAGGAATTATTGACACTGAGAGTTCTGTGTCCTGTTTATATGTTGTTGGGTTATGAGACAACTCAGCGTACTTATACGGCTCTCTCCGTCTTGGCAGATGACCTTGACTTTCGTCTCAACTGACACCCTCATCCACGAAAATCTACATTCAGCCTGACTACGACGACTACACTGCATGGTCAGATTACATCCGAAGTTCCCAAATTGAACAAGTCAGCTTATTGCTTTGCCTCCTCGGGAAGGTCTGAAGAGCAGGTGCTCCTTCGCTCGAGGGATGCACGCAGTTATGTAGTAAGAATGTCTAGTTGTGCCGCTTAGCTACATTTTGACTGTAGGATTGGGACTATTTGAATGGTAGACTACAGCAACCTTTGGTAAGAGTATGCTAGTCGTCTTGGTAGATGGTCCGGACCAGATATTTCACCAATGTCGAGTTGCCATGGTTAGTTCAGAGATTTGCTGGCAGGGTTTTGTAACTGGTCGGACTCATATTTCGGTTTCCTAGTTTGCAGTTTCAGGTACATACAAACGCAACTTGTGGACCAAGTCAAACGACTTGACAACGAGTTTGGCGTGGTCTCCAGATCCTACAAGTTCGAGGGTGTGGCACCTCGTTCGTCTGCGATGCAACATCACCTCATGCGACAGATAGCTAGCGGTGATAAAGGCAAATCTAGCAACATGGCTGTTTAAACCCTTCCTAGCGACTGTATTGGTAGTTTCCTTGTTCTCGAGAACCGGTGTCGTGCCTCGCGTTTCGCCCTGTCTGAGTGTGGCCATTCGGTCCTATCAAACAACCAAGTCGGCGGAATCCTGGAACTCTAGTCACGGCATTCGGGCACCTGTAAGCTCCTAGCGATATCATATGGTTCGGAGGAAATCCTTCCAATAATCTTGCTAACATGGCGGATAAATGGCAACTGACCCGCTTTGGCGCCGAGTAACAATGCATTGTCAGCCGATATTAGTCTAGAAGAAAGGCTCCTAATCTCTAAACGATCCATTTTCTTCAAACGCGGCGCGATGGAAAGGTACTATAATCCCTTGGCAAGTTGGTCTGTTTTATCTGCTTAAAAGTCTCAGTGCACTTAGTTGAGACCTTCCCatggttgttggtgaatACACATTCGCTGGTTCCAGTTAATTAAGCCAGCGATATTGTCACTTCACTGCATATTGACGCTGTAAAACCAACTTCAGGGTCTCGTGGCGTATGCAGTAACGAATTTGTCGCGTCGTTTGCACATGAGCTAGGGGATAAGCAGATGTAACCCTGCTGATGGCATCAGCTGCCTGTGTGTGTTTCCGACCACCGCGTCGCGTGGACGGCGCGGCGCCGATCCCAGACAAATAGGGCAGATTCAAGACAGAAAATGCCAAGTAATGAGTTTATTGCGAGTTTATTGCCATGCACTCACGAGCGAGCTGTTTCGGACCTGGATGTTGTTACCTTTGAAGAACTAGGCTGGCTTGGTGGAACTTGACGGCCAGCGTTATCAGGGTCGTGGGATTATTACTCAAGCCACTTACTTGGCTTAGAGGGCACTTACATGACAAGTCTTCTGAGGGGCTACTACATCCCTGTGTATCAGTGAGCGGGTAATCAACCAGTTCTCAAGGCTTGCAGACTCTTATCAAATGCTCCTTCCGATACGGGAAGCTGAAGGGGCTTGATTGCTTAGTGAATGGCCTACGGGCGTCCATAGATTGAATCCTTCCAGGCCAGTCGTGCTGGTTATCGAGGGCAGATGAAGTGCAGTTTTTCTCCCTCTTCCACCAAGTTTCAAATAGTATTGGAAAATACCACAACTCTTCTGTCAGTATATCTTAAATTGCCCCCACTACAATTATAGAATTCAATAGGTTGCTAAACCTCCGAGAGATCGCCCGGTTGGGGATTGTGGCATTTAGGCTTGACACCTTCGGCCCGGTCTTCCATGTAAGTGTTGCAGTGAAAGTGCCACAGTCTGATGCGGATAATGAACCATGTCCAATTCAGACTGCGTAAAAGTATCATGCCATGAATGTACTCATGGATATTGAAATGAATGAGTCGAGACATCTAGGCTTTAGCAGATGGCTATATGTCCATGGGAGAGCCCTGTTCAGGCACATTGGAGTATGTTGAAGTTTTCCAACGCAGTGAACCAGCTCCAATCAGACAAACCCTAGTCTGACTTCTTTCACTGCCCATGACCCTAGCCGGGCTTTCAAAACCCCGGCAAGAAATTTCAGTATCGGTTCATCGTGGCTTAGCATATCCAGACCTCACTCGGCGAAAGTGTAACACAAAGCCGTCCGGAATAACGGAAATGCCAATATGTGAACCCGTCAGATGCCAAGAACGAAGGCGGCGCCAATTCTTCGTATTGCGTAAGGAGTCATTAGCCGACAAGCGAGGCAAGATGCCCTTGGCCATCGAGGCTTTACCAGGAGCAACCACCAGTGACACATGAAAGCCTAGGCCCGTTGCTCAACACATGTGTTCAGACAAAGTAGATTTTCCAGTCAGAGTACGAATTTGCACGAGCCAGGTACTAACAAGCCTAGTCAAGACGAGGCGTTACCGGCACTCCTTAGTACCATGCATTAAGTCAGTCGAAAACGGGCAGGAGAATTAATACAACCACATATTGCAGCTTCTGTTTTGTGGTGCATCTTACTAGCCCCATTATTGAAACAAACGCCGGGACGTTCACGGCCTGCATCCCTTGGCGCCTAACTCAGACTCTCTCCGATACAATAGGAAgctacagtggggggtcagaagtatttgaacagggaaaggtatcgcatatctcgttgtgtgctgaggcatattgagctgtgttagtgtatacttggatatgttcaaatacattggaccacagactgtacatCAATATTTGCAGCGTTAACTTGCTCAACCTGGTCAATGCATTCCTGGTGTAAGGATGTGCCGCCTATAACCGTCTTAAGCAAGAGATCCCTGATGCTGTGCCACTCACCATGATGTATGTTCATCTTATCCCGAGGCAAACTCTGAGTATCGCCAGGTACAAAAGGCCTAGAGCAGACAAGAAAGGCAACAATGCCCGGGCTGTGCTGGTTTCACTACCGAAGAGACTGGGACGGGGGTATTATCCAGGAACGGCTGGTCAGTAATTAGTCAAGAGTCACAGGCCATTGGCGTCAATGAGAGCCGTCGTCTACTTGTACTTTCCTGCGCCCTTAGCGGCGCAACCCTGGCTATTAACTGAAAGCAACGTCTATAGTGTCCGGTGTTGAAGTGATACTCCCCGGTCCTGGGCGAGATCGACAAACAGAGGCTCTTCGATGATGCGTTCCTGTCGATCCGTCGTCTATGGTGAATGTTGAAGCGCACTAGGCGACATCCTGAATTTCCTTCAGAGCCTCGGGGTTTCGGGCGACAGAAGAAAGCGAAACTTAAGCCAGGAGTTGGCAACGAAAACTTGCATTAGTATGCAACTAACTTGGACGCTATAAGCGCCACCAAGTTGACCTGTTTTGACGAGCTATGCCATTCGAATGGCAGCACATTGCAACGAATTCGATACAAAAGCATCCGTAGCAGATATGCTAAAGCATCGAGACCCAATCATTGAAGCTGTATTGTCGAGCAACCAAGACCTCGCCTTGGCTCGTGAGCAAGAGTCGTAAGTGAGATATGATCATCTCCTTAAAAATCGCATTCACGAGACAATTTCGGGAGATCAAACTCCCCGGAGTGATTATACCTCTCGAAAGAAACGTATGAGGCCAGGAGAGCCGAAATGAAAGACATACTGAACCTATCTTTTGCTATCAATGAACAAacacttcaatgttggtctgtCACTTCTTCATTGAAGAATAGGGTCACGTGGTTCGTGGTTTGTCAGCCAATTGCGGCTTTCGTCGCGTCCCAATGTTTCTCCACCTTGCAAGCGCGTTGGTCGAGCTTCTTTCGAATGGATTGATTTAGCGACGAATGCGCAGCTTCGCCTCTTTACTACCACGAAATCGCCTGTTCGAAGGCTTCCGAAATTCGAAAGCAATGCCTCCAGGTATGTAATAtcttttggagaagaatgacCTTGTGTGTGGAGATGGCCCGCCCAATCGCCGTCTTTCCATAGCAGCGACACTTCGCACATGTTTCGACGATGGAGTCAAGATGGCACAGCTATTGTCTGGCACGGCACATTTATCCGTCGCAAGCGCTTACAAATACCCAGCACTTAGCGATAGCGAGGCTTCTGACAGCGAGCCTCAAATCCCGACGGCGCGATCCTCACGAAGTTCGCGATCGGCTTTCGACAATGCGCCTAGTGTGCCAAGCGATGACGAAGTCGAGGCCGAACCCCAACCCGTTACTGCCAATGGAGGCAGCGAGGtcgatgaggacgaagacgaggacgatgaggatcTCGAAGAAGATGTGTATGCGCAATTAGCTGCTGCTACTCTTGCGACTAGGTTTAGTTACTAATGGTGATCCAGGTATATTgtcgaagccatcaaaaacCACATGATCGATGACGATGTTAGTGATGAATCGATCTCA
This window contains:
- a CDS encoding carboxyl-terminal proteinase (similar to Metarhizium acridum CQMa 102 XP_007808976.1), which gives rise to MKLSILPALALVGLTTSAPLTSSSLPGHNLPILKTTTTSKGQILDWVPLDSQGQIARPPPLSLLKRTPTAQDVAIVNAIKPQDSGPAGTVPILRSHGPTKPMKRLPQAQDNNSTSSSTSSSSSTSTHAKRSYNGQHWYASTAQNVNNHGGTATYSIFKAFVERSSDFSLLQVAVIRNNAAHAGTAPKSQTVECGWINYPDQVGDPHLFSFYTTNNYEAYGDNICGWNRDVAGWVQYDKDIYPGIPFAPLSTIGGAKYEADIGYYYYEGNWWLSTLGKFIGYYPGSLFSQDVNSADTLNDHSDQINFYGEIYNSEEDMTTTDMGSGEFPEAGFGNAAYLRKIAYYDTGNNYQNYDGSRGVIVSDQNRYRLSANWNSGSDWGSYFYLGGPGAGGVIGA